A genomic segment from Agelaius phoeniceus isolate bAgePho1 chromosome 2, bAgePho1.hap1, whole genome shotgun sequence encodes:
- the SLC37A1 gene encoding glucose-6-phosphate exchanger SLC37A1, which translates to MAQLPPGIRFITSFSRDQWYRAFIFSLTFLLYASFHLSRKPISIVKGELHKHCASQVELDSYKEYAAQIQPVKKPFNASQCGWEPFDKSNYKQLLGALDYSFLCAYAVGMYLSGLIGERLPIRYYLTGGMLASGLFTAMFGLGYFYNVHNLWFYIMAQIANGLVQTTGWPSVVTCIGNWFGKGRRGLIMGVWNSHTSVGNILGSLIAAYWVSTCWGLSFVVPGLIVALMGVLCFLFLIEHPKDVSCSCTPSSSSKTFLNGASRCRIQMPTLNAKENGKPQDAEMQHLLSDSENSSVATGEGRHGTSAISFLGALRIPGVVEFSLCLLFAKLVSYTFLFWLPLYITNVEHLDAKRAGDLSTLFDVGGIFGGILAGLISDRLEKRASTCGMMLLLAAPTLYMFSAVSKMGLEATVVMLLISGALVNGPYALITTAVSADLGTHKSLKGNARALSTVTAIIDGTGSVGAALGPLLAGLISPSGWNNVFYMLMVADACALLLLLRLIQKELQCHADHTLFKEH; encoded by the exons GGAGAGCTGCATAAGCATTGTGCAAGTCAAGTTGAACTTGACTCCTACAAAGAATATGCAGCCCAGATCCAGCCTGTCAAAAAGCCATTTAATGCCTCTCAGTGTGGATGGGAGCCATTTG ATAAGAGCAACTACAAACAGCTACTGGGAGCTCTGGATTACTCATTTTTGTGTGCATATGCAGTTGGGATGTATTTAAG TGGACTCATCGGAGAGCGGCTGCCCATCCGCTACTACCTGACAGGGGGGATGCTGGCCAGTGGACTCTTCACTGCAATGTTTGGATTGGGTTATTTCTATAATGTGCATAATCTCTGGTTTTACATCATGGCCCAG ATAGCCAATGGGTTGGTGCAAACCACTGGCTGGCCAAGCGTCGTTACGTGTATTGGCAACTGGTTTGGAAAAGGAAG gaGAGGTCTGATCATGGGAGTCTGGAATTCTCACACTTCAGTGGGGAATATCCTGGGATCCTTGATTGCTGCTTACTGGGTGTCCACGTGCTGGGGTCTCTCCTTTGTGGTGCCTGGGCTCATCGTGGCTCTCATGGGGGTTCTTTGTTTCCTGTTCCTCATTGAAC ATCCTAAAGATGTCAGTTGCTCCTGCACACCATCCAGT agttCTAAAACCTTCCTGAACGGTGCCTCTCGGTGCAGAATCCAGATGCCAACCTTAAATGCTAAGGAAAATGGCAAACCTCAG GATGCAGAGATGCAGCATTTGCTCAGTGACAGTGAGAACAGCAGCGTGGCCACTGGGGAAGGAAGGCATGGGACATCAGCCATCAGCTTCCTTGGGGCCCTCAGGATACCT GGAGTTGTGGAGTTCTCCCTTTGTCTCCTGTTTGCAAAGCTGGTGAGCTACACTTTCCTCTTCTGGCTTCCCCTCTACATCACAAATGTGG AGCATCTTGATGCCAAAAGAGCTGGGGACCTTTCTACGCTGTTTGATGTGGGTGGGATCTTTG GTGGGATCTTGGCAGGTCTGATTTCAGACAGGCTGGAGAAGAGAGCATCAACCTGTGGAATGATGTTGCTGCTTGCAGCACCCACA CTCTACATGTTCTCTGCAGTCAGTAAAATGGGCCTTGAGGCTACTGTAG TGATGCTGCTTATCAGTGGTGCCCTGGTGAATGGCCCTTATGCCCTGATCACCACTGCTGTCTCTGCTGACTTG GGTACCCACAAGAGCCTGAAGGGGAACGCAAGGGCCTTGTCCACGGTGACGGCCATCATCGACGGGACAGGATCTGTGG GTGCAGCTTTGGGGCCTCTCCTGGCTGGCCTTATTTCTCCTTCTGGTTGGAACAATGTGTTTTACATGCTCATGGTGGCAGATGCATGTGCCTTGCTA CTCTTACTCCGTCTTATCCAGAAGGAACTTCAGTGTCATGCAGATCACACCCT GTTCAAAGAGCACTGA